From the Roseofilum reptotaenium CS-1145 genome, the window AAAGCTTCTGATCGCCCCCTTAGCTCGTAAACTGGTACGCCAGTTACGGCGCTCCGGAATTCCCACCGTGCGCCTCTCTCCAGAACAATTTCGCAGTATCTCGCAAACCGAGCGTGCTTCTGGCGTAGGGGCGATCGTTAAACAGCACTGGCTTCCCCTAAAGTCTACTACTCCCCATGTTGGACTCTGCTGGATCGTCCTCGATCGCATCCGATCTCCAGGTAATTTAGGCACACTCATTCGCACCTTAGAGGCTGTTGGTGGTGCTGGGTTGATTCTCCTCAATCGCTCCGTCGATCCCTTTTCCCCAGAAACCGTGCGCGCAAGTATGGGGGCTTTGTTCCATCAGAAATTTATCCGTACTAATTATCGATGTTTGCAATCCTGGATACAACAGCACCAAGGTTGCATCATTGGTGCATCTCCCGATGGGAAGCAAAGTTTTCATCAATTTCACTATCCCCAAGCG encodes:
- a CDS encoding TrmH family RNA methyltransferase; protein product: MVNNNTIGHPSPSVTRTLAKIKRLQCDRQYRDTQGTFFIEGVRNFIRVADTHLKIETILYSEKLLIAPLARKLVRQLRRSGIPTVRLSPEQFRSISQTERASGVGAIVKQHWLPLKSTTPHVGLCWIVLDRIRSPGNLGTLIRTLEAVGGAGLILLNRSVDPFSPETVRASMGALFHQKFIRTNYRCLQSWIQQHQGCIIGASPDGKQSFHQFHYPQATLLFLGEERQGLSDQQRAICDNLVRIPMVSQADSLNVAVAGSLLMYEVFRSRNAQDRIQADPF